One window of the Gammaproteobacteria bacterium genome contains the following:
- a CDS encoding FeoB-associated Cys-rich membrane protein, producing MNQYLQEWIALAVVVSLAAVAALRLWRRHARPSRAPGCGGSCSGCNAARAEVPAERTQDTRCAG from the coding sequence ATGAACCAGTATTTGCAGGAATGGATCGCGCTCGCCGTCGTAGTCTCGCTTGCCGCCGTGGCGGCGCTCCGACTCTGGAGGCGACACGCGCGACCCAGTAGAGCACCCGGATGCGGCGGCTCGTGTTCCGGCTGCAACGCGGCCCGCGCCGAGGTGCCCGCGGAAAGGACACAGGATACGAGGTGCGCGG